In Gorilla gorilla gorilla isolate KB3781 chromosome 12, NHGRI_mGorGor1-v2.1_pri, whole genome shotgun sequence, the following are encoded in one genomic region:
- the LOC101144642 gene encoding lysine-rich coiled-coil protein 1 codes for MKHSKKTYDSFQDELEDYIKVQKARGLEPKTCFRKMKGDYLETCGYKGEVNSRPTYRMFDQRLPSETIQTYPRSCNVPQTVENWLPQWLPAHDSRLRLDSLSYCQFTRDCFSEKPVPLNFNQQEYICGSHGVEPRVYKHFSSDNSTSTHQASHKQIHQKRKRHPEEGREKSEEERSKHKRKKSCEEIDLDKHKSIQRKKTEVEIETVHVSTEKLKNRKEKKSRDVVSKKEERKRTKKKKEQGQERTEEEMLWDQSILGF; via the coding sequence ATGAAGCattcaaagaagacatatgacTCTTTTCAAGATGAACTTGAAGATTATATTAAAGTACAGAAAGCCAGAGGCTTAGAGCCAAAGACTTGTTTCAGAAAGATGAAAGGGGACTATTTGGAAACCTGTGGGTACAAAGGAGAGGTTAATTCCAGACCCACGTATAGAATGTTTGACCAGAGACTCCCATCTGAAACCATCCAGACCTACCCAAGATCATGCAATGTTCCACAAACAGTGGAAAATTGGTTGCCTCAGTGGTTACCAGCCCATGACAGCAGATTGAGACTAGACTCTCTGAGCTACTGTCAGTTCACCAGGGACTGTTTCTCAGAAAAACCAGTACCCCTGAACTTTAATCAACAAGAATATATTTGTGGCTCACATGGTGTAGAACCTAGAGTTTACAAGCACTTCTCCTCAGATAACAGTACCAGTACTCATCAAGCCAGTCACAAACAGATACATCAGAAGAGGAAAAGGCACccagaggaaggcagagaaaaatCAGAGGAGGAGCGGTCTaagcataagagaaaaaaaagctgcGAGGAAATTGACTTAGACAAACACAAGAGcatccaaagaaagaaaacagaggtgGAAATAGAAACCGTACATGTCAGTACAGAAAAGCTTAAGAAtcgaaaggagaaaaaaagccgAGATGTAGTCTCTAAGAAAGAGGAACGTAAgcgtacaaaaaagaaaaaggaacaaggcCAAGAAAGGACAGAGGAGGAAATGCTTTGGGACCAGTCTATTCTTGGATTTTGA